The sequence TCTTCGCTTTCTCTAATCTCCCGTCAGCGGCAAGCATATCGACGATCATCCCTGCGACGCTGTCTTTGGATGCCAGAGGAGATGTCTCCAGCTTCTCTGTTCCCTTGAAAAGTGTCACCTGGTTTGTGTCAGTCCCAAACCCCGTATCCATTCCTGCCATATTCAACACCATGTAGTCGCAGCCCTTTGCGGTTGATTTCGTGACAGCGTTCTTCTCTCCGTCGGCCGTCTCCAGCGCGAACCCCACTATGATCTGAGAGGATTTCTTCCTGTCCCTTACTGCCAGGAGAATGTCTGCAGTCTTGACCAACTCTATCGAATCTATCCCTGTCTCTTTTTTTATCTTCTCCTTCGCCCTGCGTGTGGGTCGAAAATCGGAGACCGCCGCTGCCA comes from Candidatus Latescibacterota bacterium and encodes:
- a CDS encoding phosphopantothenoylcysteine decarboxylase, producing the protein ISNHSSGRMGFAVASRAMKLGAKVTIIHGQVDVPPPGADVIREVKSASQMKTAVLRYLPRCDVLVMAAAVSDFRPTRRAKEKIKKETGIDSIELVKTADILLAVRDRKKSSQIIVGFALETADGEKNAVTKSTAKGCDYMVLNMAGMDTGFGTDTNQVTLFKGTEKLETSPLASKDSVAGMIVDMLAADGRLEKAKR